GCGCAAAAAAGCAGACTCCATGCGGAGTCTGCCGGTTTTTATGGAGAAATATAAGGTTTAAATTTCTGCTGCTTGAAGGGAATTCGGCTTAGAGTCCGATGTTCTGCCCAGTACCTCTTCGCCATAATGCTTGCCCCAGTTGTACATCAGCTTCAGGATCGGCACGAGGCTTTCTCCATGCGGAGTCAGCTTATATTCGACCTTCGGCGGAACTACCGGATAGACGGTCCGTTCGACAAGCTGATCCTCCTCCAGCTCGCGGAGCTGGTTCGTCAGAATCTTTTGCGTGATATGGGGAATGAGCTTTTGCAGCTCGCTGAACCGTTTTGTGCCGTCAATGCCCAGATGCCAGAGGATGATAAGCTTCCATTTGCCTCCGATTAAGGCAAGGGTTAGTTCTTTTTCACAGTTGATTTGATCAATCTCAATTCGGGAACGAATATCTTTCGCCAATTTTAAGCACCTCCACATAGCTAACCGTGTCACAATAGATTACAAGATTATCGGGTTCATGTCTATTAAAGATGATGTCGAAAAATATCGGTTTATGGTATGATCGAAATTATTGCCTATATTATGGTAAAAAAGGTGGAAAACAAATGGATTATATGGAGACCCTGCACCGGAGAAACAAGCTGCTTGTGAATATTATATGGGTCATGCTGTTACTCGGCGTAGCCGTTGATTTTCTGACCGGAGCCGGGATGGATTCGATTATCGTGCTCGCTATTGTAGGTACGCTTACCTGCGGCGCCACCACGATTCTGGTCTATAAACGCTGGTTAACAAACTATATTATGTATTTCATTTCAACGATTGTTACCGTGCTTACGTTGCTGTTATTGTTAACCGGACCGATTATTACGACTTATTTTCTTGTTTATGTAAATCTTGCTATTATGACGCTTTACGGCAACTCCAAGGCAATTGGCTATTCAGGGTTAATGGGCGTTCTTCTGACGGTTTATTGTTACATAAGTCCCGACAAGATCGAGATTTTTGGCAATAACGCTCCAACCACAATGTTTATGTATTTCTTTATGGTGGCGGTTCCGCTATACGTATCGACCAAATTCAGCGAGCGGCTGCAGCATAATATTATCGAGCAAGGCGAGCAGGCGATGCTGGAAAACAAACGGTCGCTTGAGCTTGTCGGACAAGTCTCTTCCTCGGCTGGGCAGCTGAATTCGTTCAGCACGAACTTGAAAGCCAATATGACAACGGCCGGTTCGATTTCCAAGGAGGTAACTTCGGCCTTCTCGGAAATTACGTCAAGCATGGAAGCTCAAACGTCCAGCATGAATGATATCAGCGAAGCGATCCGCCATATCGAAGCTTCCGTGTCCTCGCTTGCGGACCGTTCTACGGAGATGAAGGGGTTGTCGGCAAGCTCCGCTCTGTTAACCAAAGCCGGAAGCGAAGGAACCTCCGATCTTGAGCACGAGATGAAGCGGGTTAACGAGACGATCGATTCCTCCGTACAGCTTATGAATGAGCTTGGCGAACAGAATACGAGCATCAGCGAGATTGTGGCTACCATTAAGCATATTTCCACGCAGACGAACCTGCTGGCTTTGAACGCGGCAATTGAAGCCGCGCGCGCAGGCGAGCATGGCAAAGGCTTTGCGGTTGTCTCCCATGAAATCCGCAAATTGGCCGAGACATCGCAGCAATCAACGGAACAAATTGAGCAAATATTGGAGAGCATCCGTACGAAGACGATTCTGGCGGCGGAGCAGGTGCTCGAAGGGCAGCAGTCCGTTGTTGGCAGTACGGCCGCAGCCCGCAAGGTAGCCGATGTCATGCGGGCTTTGGCGTCTGACGCCAATAAGCTCGAGAGCCATTCGGGTGAGGTCGACTATTCGGCGGAGCAGCTCCAGGAGCAATATACGAGGATTACCGGCCAGATCGTATCGATTGCCGGTTCCACGGAGCAGAATATGGCAGCAATCCAGGAAATGTCGGCCAGCATGACGACGCAGGACAGCCGGATTGTTGAGATTGTCGAGAGCTTCCTGCAGCTGGACAAGTTAACCTCCAATCTGAACGAGATGACCGAACGAAAACAATAAAATGCTAGAAATATTAATATAAATAACAAAAAAATGGTATTTTCAATTTGTTCATTGTCGATTATATTGAGAATTATTCAGGCCTTCCCCGTCATGTCAAAGATCGGAGAAGGCCTTATTGCGCTCGGCAAATGGACAAACGGAGATGATAACGTGGTAGTTTTCATTTCGCTTATATTCATTATTGCAGGAGTTATGGGATGGCTATTTCCGTCTTTGAGTTGGCATATGAAGCATGGATGGGCCGTGGACGGCAACTCGGGTCCAAGCGATAACTATATCTTTTTCAGCAGATTTGGAGCCGTAATCGTACTAGGATGGGGAATTTATATTCTAATTACCGGAGATTTGGGCAAGCTCAGTTCATAGAAGAGGCGAGGGAATTAGGATGAGAAGAGTACCTATGGAACGGCCAACGGATCACTACGATGCCCGTTTATTCAAGATTGACGAGCAGCTCTGCGCATTGCTTGAAGAACGAAGAGAGGTCTCGAACCACAATCCGGGATTTCCGCCCTTTAAAAGCATTGAGAGCTGGGCTGACCGGTATCACCTGTACCCGGATTTGTTGAAGTCCATATTCAGCATATTATTGAATGAAGAGGTTTATCTGCCGTTAGTTGAGCCATCGGGCTTTCGCAAGCATCTGCCCGTTCTCCGGTGCGCGGAGAGCGGAGGCAAAGTCTATACCTTGTCCGGTATAAGACAATATGAGAATGCAAGCGTCGTAAACCTGAGCATACATGGAGACTACCGGGAACGTGAAAATGAAGCAATGCGAACGCATACTTATATCGAGCTTGAGCTGGGTGAAGGTTATCATTGTTATGTGGACCAGGGAACAAGCTCCGGGGGGAATTCCGCCTACGGCTTTGTTGTTTCTCCCGCTCTGCCGGACGATCTTGCCGGAATTACCTTTGTTTTCAGCGAATACGAAAGGCCGTTAAAGAGGAAGCCGATAGGCATCGAGATTGTTTTTCGGATGGAATAATAGACAATGGCCTCACTGGGGAAGTTAACCAGGGAGGTTAGGAATATGAAAGGGATAATGGCTTTCATTATGGCTATGCTGCTCCTTGTCCCTGCGTTTGGGGCGGAGGCTATGCCCAAGCAAGAAGCCGTTCATCAGATGATAAATGCGTTGTTGAGACATAAGTATGATCTGGCACAGAGCTATCTTGCCAATGGCGTGAAAATGCCGGAAATTAGAGAAGATAGTCCGGTCATTCAGGTGGAAGGACTTCCATCGACGAAAAAGGATCAGCGCATCCTGATTGGTTACTTCTGGGATGAAGCGTTTAAGAGCAAACGTATGGCATTTATTTGGGAGCTAACGATAAAGCAAGATCGAATTATTCGGCTTGATGCCCTATACGATGGAGCCAATCCGCTTGTTAATGAAAACAAAGTCGTAAGGAATTACAGGAATCAGTTCGACCGTCATGTGATGGTTCCCGGGCAGTTTCCATTTAAGGTGCATAAGGTGCAAGGCGAGATCATAGGCCGGAGGATTACATTGCAATACGAAGATGATGCGAATGATCGTTTTCTTCTTATTCAGGCGGAACCGGTTCGGCCAGGAATACCAATCCTGGATTTGCCTAAGCCAATGAAAGCAAAGGGAAGTTTCGAATCCCGGTTTCAAAAGGATGGGATGCAGTACATGGTGACGCTTGGTCACAAGAGATGGCTGAGTCATGTAAAGGCAGAGGACTTAGGCGATGTTATTGCATCCATGAAGTGAAAAAAGGCCTTACCGGTCGAATTCCGGTAAGGCCTTCTTCTATTATTGCTGGCGCTCGAGCGCATCGATTCCAAGCGCGATCGATCCGCATAGACCGGCGTTGTCGCCAAGTCCAGGCGGCACGATATAAGAATCAATGCCTTCACGCAGCGCTTCGTGCGAAGCATAGCCGTTCAGGTTCTTCTGTACTTCCGCGCGGACCAGCGGGAACAGCTGCTCCTGATGCATAACGCCGCCGCCAAGAATAACCTTCTTCGGAGACAGCAGCAGAATCGCGCTCGAAATGGCTTGGCCGAGATAGAAAGCTTCCATCTGCCATGCCGGATGGTCCTTCGTCAGCTCGTCAGCCTTCACGCCCCAGCGTTGTCCGATAGCGGGACCTGCCGCCATGCCTTCCAGGCAGTCGCCATGGTAAGGGCAGAAGCCGGCAAACGTATCCTCCGGGTGTCTGCGGGTAAGCACATGGCCGCCTTCCGGATGCAGCAGGCCATGTACAAGCTTGCCTTCCGTGTAAACGCCAACGCCGATACCGGTACCTACCGTGTAATAAAGCGCGCTATTAAGCCCTTTTGCCGCGCCCCATTTCGCTTCGCCAAATGCCGCCGCGTTTACGTCCGTGTCCCAGCCGTAAGGAACGGGAAGCTCGCGCTTCATCGTGCCAAGGAAATCATAGCCGGACCAGCCTGGTTTAGGTGTCGTTGTCACATAGCCGTAAGTCGGGCTGGAAGGATCGATATCAATAGGACCAAAAGTACCGATTCCGATAGCCTCAACCTGCTTGTCTCGGAAGTAGTTCAGGACTTCGCGCAGCGTGGAATCCGGATGCTCGGTTGGCAAGCTGATCCGTTCTTCGATTTCACCGTGTTCGTTGCCGATACCGCATACAAACTTTGTTCCGCCTGCTTCAATTGCTCCAATACGCAAGTTCGTTGCCTCCTTAAAAGAATTGCCGCACGAACGGCCTAGTTTTTGCCGTACGTGGTAAATCTTGCTTCGTAAGCATAGGTCTTAAAAGAATTGCCGCACGAACGGCCTAGTTTTTGGCCGTACGTGGTAAATCTTGCTTCGTAAGCATAGGTGTTAAAAGAATTGCCGCACGAACGGCCTAGTTTTGGCCGTACGTGGTAAATCTTGCTTCGTAAGCTGTACTATGCTATTCGTGCGAAATAATAAGCTCAAGCTGTCCGCGAAGCGTAAAGCTTCCGAAGCCCAGCGGAATAATGAAATGATCGCCTTTTTTCAGCGGGTAGCTGCCCGTGGAATTCTCCAGCTCGCCAGTTCCGTCAAGGACGCTGCAGATCGTGAATTTAACCGGCTCCGGGAAGGCCGATTCGCCGCCCGTGTTCCATTTTTGAACCGTAAAGAAGCTGTTGGATACAAAGGTAGTCACCTCGGTACCGCCAACGGTTTCCGTGGAGAAGGATGTCTCCGCATCCACATGAGGCACGGTAGTAACTTCAATGCCTTTGTCCAGATGAAGCTCGCGCGTCGCGCCTTTATCGTCTTTCCGATCGTAATCGTAAATCCGGTATGTGGTGTCCGAGCTTTGCTGCGTTTCCAGTACTTGAATGCCTTTGCCAAGCGCGTGGAGAGTGCCGCTAGGGACATAGAAGAAATCGCCCGGCTTCACGGTTACCTTCGTCAGAAGCTGATTCCACTGGCCTGCGTCAACCATTTGCTTGAATTGCTCTTTCGTAGCCGCGGAATGGCCGTAAATAATTTCAGCTCCGGGCTCGCAGCCAAGAATATACCAGCACTCGGTCTTGCCAAGCTCGCCGTTCTCGTTCACCTGCGCATAGGCATCATCCGGATGCACCTGTACGGACAAATCATCCGATGCGTCGAGGATTTTGGTCAGAAGCGGGAATTTAACCGCCTTGGAGCCGAACAGCTGCGGCTGTTGATCCCACAGCTCGCCAAGCTTAAGCCCTTTGTAAGGACCGTTATGAACAACGCTTTGACCGTTAGGGTGAGCGGAGACTGCCCAGCATTCCCCGGTACGGTCAGACGGAATATCGTAATGGAATTGCTCTCTTAATTGCTTGCCGCCCCAAATTCGTTCTTGAAATACAGGTTCCAGGAAAATCGGTTGATTCGCCAATCTTAATCCCTCCAAGTCATCGTTTACAGCTTTACTAAACTTGACAATATAAACATCTGTAAAGTAAATTGATTATAACATAGGAATAGAGGAAGTTGAAGAATGCCGCGACCAAAAAAAATATCCATGCAAACGATCGCCGATAAGCTGGGCATATCCCGCAATGCGGTTTCATTGGCGCTTTCTAATAAGAAAGGAATCGGAGAAGAGCTGAGGCAGCAAATTATCCAGACGGCCCATGAGGTTGGATATCCGCTGAATGACGGGCAATCCTCCGTTAGCTCACCCGTTCTTGTGCTCGTACCGGAACGAATTTTGAGCCATGAGGACAACGAGCATTTTTTGTTTTATCACGATTTGATCTGGGGATTGGACAGCCGGCTTCAGGAGGAAGGCTATAGCGCGGTTCTTGTAAGAATCAGCATTGCCCAGGAAGAGGAGCGAATCCTCCCCGAGCTGGTTCAGCATATCGACTATCAGGGGATTATCGCTTTTGGCATATTGGACAAGGATTATATCTTGAAAGTGCAGCAGACCCTTACAAAGCCAATGCTGCTGTTTGATTCCTATTACCGGGACATGGAGGCGTCCGCCGTTACTTCGGCTAATATCGAGGGGGCAAGCTTTGCGGTCAACTCATTAATTGAAGCGGGTCACAAGCGAATCGGCTGTATTGCGCCGGTTAACCTGACGACCAGTCATGAGGAGCGGTGGTTTGGTTTTACGAAGGCCATGCTGGAAAATAACCTCCATCCCGACTTCTCCTTATGCCTGCTGGAGTCGGAAGGCTTTGACCGGACGCTAGAGGAATTGTCGGCTTATTGCGACCGGTTCGGGGAGGGAGAACACCCGACGGCTGTTTTTTGCGGAAATGACCGGATTGCTCTTTTGCTCATGAAAGAGCTGGATAAACGGGGCATGCAGGTGCCCGGCGATGTATCGGTTATCGGGTTTGACGGGCTTGCCATGTCCGCGGAGACGAATCCTCCGTTAACGACTATGGCGGTTAATAAAAAAGCGCTGTGCACCGCAGCGGTCGAGGTGCTCGGTCAAATACTCCGGCAGCCCGATAGTCCCGCTGTGCGCTGCAGTGTCGCGCCTGTTCTTCGTATGGGAGGCTCTGTCAGAAGTCTGGCATGAGCTTTTTTTTGTTTACATGCTTGCTCCGCTGTTACGCTCGAACGCGACGATCCACTCGCCTTGCGTTGCGGCATAGCCGGTATCGCCTTCTACAACAAGGCCGTACAGATTTTTCACATCCAGGAACTCCTGGCGCTCGCCGCTCACGAACTCCAAAGTGATGTAATAATAAGTATGGGACGAATGACTGACGTGACCGTCATGATTATGGGAGCTCTGCCTTACGTCCATTCGTTTGGATACAACTTTAGCGAAAGTCGACTCTTTGGGAGAGGCCGCATTTTGCACATACTTAGCGCCGCGGTAAATGACGGTACCGATGACAATAACGAATCCGATGACAATAACGATGGGAATAATAGTGATCATCAGATCAAATCCCATTGGTGATCCAAAGCCGTTGTTCATTCCTTGCTCCTCCGATGCTTCCACGATATGGATATTCAGTACGTTGATTGTACGCACGGAAGAGAAGAAAAGTTGCACTTGATCTTGCTATACCGAATATGTTATAAATGGAATATGACTGATTGACCGAAATTGATTTTTAGTCAATTTATGAAGATTCATGATCGTAGAAGGAGAGGAGATTGGCTCATGTCCATTGACCGCAAAGCGTTAATATTGAAGGCAGCGACGCAGTCGTTTGCGCAATTTGGCTATAAAGCGACCACAATGGATCTGGTGTCCAAGATCGCAAGCGTAGGCAAAGGCACGATCTATACTTTTTTCAAGACGAAGGAAGAACTGTTCGAAGCGATTCTGAACAAGGCCGAGGTCGAATTGAAGGAAGCTATGAACTGCGGTTTCGATATGGAAGGCAGTGATCGTTCCTTTATTCATAGTGTGTTCAGCCTGCTTGATTCTATCCTCGAATTCCGTTCGGATCATGAGCTGTTCGTGAAGCTGGCTCAGGAGGTAAGGGACATCGGCACTGCGCAGGCGCTGGAAGGGATCCGGCGGATGGAGCTGTTCGGACTCGAATTTCTGAAGCAGAAGCTGGAGCTTGCGATTGAGAAAGGCGAAGTCAGGGAATGCGATACGACAATAACATCCTATATGATCTTCCGCTTGTATCTGGGTCTTGCAACGGAATGGAACAAGTCGCATAGCGAGCCGCTTACCAAAGAGCAGATTAAGGAGAACATCGCAATGCTTATTACCAAAGGCATTATGAAGGAATCCCGATCTTAGAAAATTCCAGCCTGTAAAGGGCTGTTTTTTTGGTCCAAAATGACCGAAATACGAATTTAGTCAGTTATTCAACCTTACCGAAAGAAGGATGTGTGAACATGAGGCCGATTCAAGTTTTCCTCAAGGACATGAAAACGTTGGCGACCAAAAGAATGCTGCTGCTTTCTTTTATTGGCGTCGCCCTGCTTCCGATGCTGTACAGCAGCATATTGATTGACGGCTCGATGGACCCTTACGGCCAGACGAGCAAGCTTCCCGTAGCCGTTGTTAACCTCGATAAAGGGGCGACGTATGAAGGGAAGACGATGAATGTCGGAAAAGACTTCGTTGAGGAATTGAAGAAAAGCGATAATTTCAAATGGGACTTCGTAAATGAAGAGCAGGCGAAGGATGGCATGGAGCATAACGATTATTACATGACCATAACCGTACCTAACAACTTCTCGGAAAATGCAGCGACCTTAACGCAGGAAAATCCGGTTCAGGCGGAGCTGATTTTCGAACCGAACAGCCAATATAACTTTGTGGCCGGTCAGATCGGCAACAGCGCAATGAAGGAATTGCGTTCGAAGCTTAACACGCAAATTACCGAAGCCTATACCCGCAGTATGTTTGAACAGGTTGGAACAATCTCCGACGGTCTGGGTAAAGCGGGAGAAGGCGCAACCGAATTGAAGGACGGAGCGGGCAAGCTGGAGGATGGCATAACAACGCTGAAGGAAAACCTCAATAAGCTGGCTAGCGGCACCTCTGAGCTGAGCGGCGGCGTATCCAAGCTGTATGATGGCGCTGCAAGCTTAAGTCAAGGCACGAGCCAATTATCGTCCGGCGCATCGGGCTTAGCTGGAGGTCTGGGGCAATTGTCCGCAGCCGAGCAGCAGCTTGAAAACGGAGCTTCGCAGTCCAAGGCTGGCGCAGCCCAGCTGGCAGAAGGATTAAAGTCTTCGAAAGACGGTGCGGCTGAGCTTAAGCAAGGATTAACGGCTTCTTCCGCGGAAAGCGGTCAGGTAGCTGACGGTGCGGACCAGGTTGCAAAAGGACTCGAGCAG
This region of Paenibacillus sp. JDR-2 genomic DNA includes:
- a CDS encoding winged helix-turn-helix transcriptional regulator; the protein is MAKDIRSRIEIDQINCEKELTLALIGGKWKLIILWHLGIDGTKRFSELQKLIPHITQKILTNQLRELEEDQLVERTVYPVVPPKVEYKLTPHGESLVPILKLMYNWGKHYGEEVLGRTSDSKPNSLQAAEI
- a CDS encoding methyl-accepting chemotaxis protein, yielding MDYMETLHRRNKLLVNIIWVMLLLGVAVDFLTGAGMDSIIVLAIVGTLTCGATTILVYKRWLTNYIMYFISTIVTVLTLLLLLTGPIITTYFLVYVNLAIMTLYGNSKAIGYSGLMGVLLTVYCYISPDKIEIFGNNAPTTMFMYFFMVAVPLYVSTKFSERLQHNIIEQGEQAMLENKRSLELVGQVSSSAGQLNSFSTNLKANMTTAGSISKEVTSAFSEITSSMEAQTSSMNDISEAIRHIEASVSSLADRSTEMKGLSASSALLTKAGSEGTSDLEHEMKRVNETIDSSVQLMNELGEQNTSISEIVATIKHISTQTNLLALNAAIEAARAGEHGKGFAVVSHEIRKLAETSQQSTEQIEQILESIRTKTILAAEQVLEGQQSVVGSTAAARKVADVMRALASDANKLESHSGEVDYSAEQLQEQYTRITGQIVSIAGSTEQNMAAIQEMSASMTTQDSRIVEIVESFLQLDKLTSNLNEMTERKQ
- a CDS encoding DUF6199 family natural product biosynthesis protein translates to MSKIGEGLIALGKWTNGDDNVVVFISLIFIIAGVMGWLFPSLSWHMKHGWAVDGNSGPSDNYIFFSRFGAVIVLGWGIYILITGDLGKLSS
- a CDS encoding ROK family protein produces the protein MRIGAIEAGGTKFVCGIGNEHGEIEERISLPTEHPDSTLREVLNYFRDKQVEAIGIGTFGPIDIDPSSPTYGYVTTTPKPGWSGYDFLGTMKRELPVPYGWDTDVNAAAFGEAKWGAAKGLNSALYYTVGTGIGVGVYTEGKLVHGLLHPEGGHVLTRRHPEDTFAGFCPYHGDCLEGMAAGPAIGQRWGVKADELTKDHPAWQMEAFYLGQAISSAILLLSPKKVILGGGVMHQEQLFPLVRAEVQKNLNGYASHEALREGIDSYIVPPGLGDNAGLCGSIALGIDALERQQ
- the manA gene encoding mannose-6-phosphate isomerase, class I; translation: MANQPIFLEPVFQERIWGGKQLREQFHYDIPSDRTGECWAVSAHPNGQSVVHNGPYKGLKLGELWDQQPQLFGSKAVKFPLLTKILDASDDLSVQVHPDDAYAQVNENGELGKTECWYILGCEPGAEIIYGHSAATKEQFKQMVDAGQWNQLLTKVTVKPGDFFYVPSGTLHALGKGIQVLETQQSSDTTYRIYDYDRKDDKGATRELHLDKGIEVTTVPHVDAETSFSTETVGGTEVTTFVSNSFFTVQKWNTGGESAFPEPVKFTICSVLDGTGELENSTGSYPLKKGDHFIIPLGFGSFTLRGQLELIISHE
- a CDS encoding substrate-binding domain-containing protein, with translation MPRPKKISMQTIADKLGISRNAVSLALSNKKGIGEELRQQIIQTAHEVGYPLNDGQSSVSSPVLVLVPERILSHEDNEHFLFYHDLIWGLDSRLQEEGYSAVLVRISIAQEEERILPELVQHIDYQGIIAFGILDKDYILKVQQTLTKPMLLFDSYYRDMEASAVTSANIEGASFAVNSLIEAGHKRIGCIAPVNLTTSHEERWFGFTKAMLENNLHPDFSLCLLESEGFDRTLEELSAYCDRFGEGEHPTAVFCGNDRIALLLMKELDKRGMQVPGDVSVIGFDGLAMSAETNPPLTTMAVNKKALCTAAVEVLGQILRQPDSPAVRCSVAPVLRMGGSVRSLA
- a CDS encoding DUF2500 domain-containing protein, with protein sequence MNNGFGSPMGFDLMITIIPIVIVIGFVIVIGTVIYRGAKYVQNAASPKESTFAKVVSKRMDVRQSSHNHDGHVSHSSHTYYYITLEFVSGERQEFLDVKNLYGLVVEGDTGYAATQGEWIVAFERNSGASM
- a CDS encoding TetR/AcrR family transcriptional regulator, with amino-acid sequence MSIDRKALILKAATQSFAQFGYKATTMDLVSKIASVGKGTIYTFFKTKEELFEAILNKAEVELKEAMNCGFDMEGSDRSFIHSVFSLLDSILEFRSDHELFVKLAQEVRDIGTAQALEGIRRMELFGLEFLKQKLELAIEKGEVRECDTTITSYMIFRLYLGLATEWNKSHSEPLTKEQIKENIAMLITKGIMKESRS